The following are from one region of the Corylus avellana chromosome ca1, CavTom2PMs-1.0 genome:
- the LOC132175536 gene encoding 2-alkenal reductase (NADP(+)-dependent)-like, whose amino-acid sequence MASEEVSNKQVLLRDYVTGFPKESDMDVKTSSIKLKVPDGSKAVLVKNLYLSCDPYMRGRMNRPIIASYIGSFQPGSPIAGYGVSKVLDSGHPDFKKGDLVWGITGWEEYSLITATESLFKIHNTDVPLSYYTGILGMPGMTAYAGFYEICSPKKGEYVFVSAASGAVGQLVGQFAKLLGCYVVGSAGSKDKVDLLKNKFGFDEAFNYKEESDLGAALKRYFPEGIDIYFENVGGKMLDAVLQNLRVHGRIAVCGMISQYNLERPEGVHSLSALFLKQARMEGFLVPSFYHKYSNYLELVLPYIKEGKVTYVEDIAEGLESGPAALVGLFTGRNVGKQVVVVARE is encoded by the exons ATGGCAAGCGAGGAAGTGAGCAACAAGCAGGTGCTATTGAGGGACTATGTCACTGGTTTTCCCAAGGAGTCCGACATGGACGTGAAGACAAGTAGCATAAAGTTGAAGGTTCCCGATGGTTCCAAGGCGGTTCTGGTGAAGAACCTCTACTTGTCCTGCGATCCCTACATGCGTGGCCGTATGAACCGGCCCATTATCGCCAGCTACATTGGTTCCTTCCAACCCGGTTCG CCTATTGCTGGATATGGAGTGTCTAAAGTTTTGGATTCTGGGCATCCAGACTTCAAGAAAGGCGACTTGGTTTGGGGAATAACTGGGTGGGAAGAATATAGTCTTATTACAGCAACTGAGTCTCTGTTTAAAATTCACAACACTGATGTGCCTCTCTCCTACTATACTGGAATTCTTG GTATGCCTGGTATGACTGCTTATGCTGGTTTTTATGAGATTTGCTCTCCTAAGAAAGGAGAGTATGTCTTCGTTTCAGCAGCTTCCGGGGCTGTTGGTCAGCTTGTTGGACAGTTTGCAAAGCTATTGGGCTGCTATGTTGTTGGAAGTGCTGGGAGCAAAGATAAG GTTGATTTGCTGAAAAACAAGTTTGGGTTCGACGAGGCTTTCAACTACAAAGAAGAGTCTGACTTGGGTGCAGCTTTGAAAAG GTACTTTCCAGAAGgtattgatatttattttgagAATGTTGGGGGAAAGATGCTTGATGCAGTGCTACAGAACCTGAGGGTCCATGGCCGCATTGCTGTATGTGGGATGATCTCACAGTACAACCTTGAGCGCCCGGAAGGTGTGCATAGTTTATCAGCTCTGTTTCTGAAACAGGCCCGAATGGAAGGATTTCTGGTTCCCAGTTTCTATCACAAGTACTCAAATTATCTTGAGTTGGTTCTGCCTTACATCAAAGAAGGGAAGGTTACCTATGTGGAAGACATAGCTGAAGGCCTAGAGAGCGGCCCAGCAGCTCTGGTAGGGCTCTTCACTGGCCGCAATGTTGGAAAAcaggtggtggtggttgctCGTGAATGA